The genomic window CTTTTACACAACTTAATCATCATTAGAGTTCCTGAAAATAGTAGTCACTACCCCTTCCGCACATCAATTACTCTATTGGAAAACATGGAAGGATTTGGCTACTCTAAAAAGTTGTCCTGCAGTTTCAATTAACGGATCAAGCAATAAATTCTTTGATAACGTGTTCTTAAGAAGACTAATGACCAATGTAGCACCAAATTCAATGATTGAATGAGTAATATTAAGGTCTCTAGCAAGAAGTTCAGCCACCATGTTGGTAGTATAACCAAGAAAACGATGTGAACCTGCAATCCAACTTCCCTCATGGTTGTGTATGATAACACCAGCTCCCACTGAACCTGGATTACCGATGGATGATCCATCACAGTTGAGTTTAAACCAACCAGGGTTAGGTAGATTCCATTTGAAAGACATGACCAGTGTGCAGAGGCTTACTAGTAATAGAAAGGACTTCAGCAGCAGATGTCAGTGTATTTGACACGATGGCAGTAAGCTTAGACGAGATTCCAGGGGTGTCTAGGCCTTTAGTAATCAGCCAATCCTTGGAGGGTAGAATAAAACTTGGAAGCATAGCGGCAGGAATGCTTATACGACTCCAAAAAGGTTTTATGATGCTGCAGTCTTAGAGTTCACTTGCAAAGGCCTAAACTCCCTATTTAAATGTCACTACTTTTGTTTACTTGAATTAATTTAAATGTCATTACTTTTTTTGGCAATTTTCCTAACAGGGTTAATGCAAATGCTCTCCTAAATGAAACCCTTGATTAGGAGGATAACACCAAATTATAGCATCTAAACTTTCATTAGCACCCATTAAAATGCAAACATCAAACAACTTCTCAAATGCCTAGCAGATGCAGTTTATAAACTTAAAAGCCTCATGTTTAAGATCACATCAATATGTTAATCTCAGTCCATTAAAACCCAagcttctttattttttttttgttggccATAATGAAGAAGCAATATCATGTTTAGTAAAAATGGATACGTGTAAAAGCAGTTTTAATATGTACACAGATGCTTCAATTTCATTTCAAGTGTAAAGGGTACACAATAATAGATGTTTGCATTTCAAACGAGAAATGAATCCAGGGGACAAATATGAGGAAcacaagggaaaaaaaaggaaacaatGCAGTAAATTATGAGCAATAAACATCAACAATTTCAGATGAAACTTAACGCTTTTCATCAAGCTTTAATCGGTTCGTCATCGTCTTCAATATCCCAGCTTAAATCCTCCTCTTCTTCAGCTGTACTTAGTCTCTTCCTCAGCTCATCCCTATTGGAGCTCGGGCTCCCACCATGAGTTTCTTTCTTATCATCAATGCTGCTGAGATCCTCAATTTCATCCCACCCAAGATCCTCCTCTTCCTCCTCCTCAGCCATTGATGGATGGCTTGACGCCACAGAAATGTCACTGTCTTTACCTTTGCCATTACTAGGCTCTTTATTCTCTCTGTCTTTAGCTTCAGAAGCTACTTTCTCAACAGATTTCGCCATTGAATCATCCTTGCATACCTCCTCATTCTTCTCCAAATTAACTTTCTCAGTTACTATATTGACACTACTTGATTCATCAACATTACCCTTTACTTTCTCAACAGGATTCTTTTCATTTACCTTCTCAACAACAACTTGATCCTTATTCTCCAAAAGAACATCTTTTTCACCCTTCTCTCCCACAGTTTCTTTCTCCAAAAGATCACTTTTTTCTGCCTTATCTTTCACagtttcatctttttctttcttatccACATCTTGCTTCTTCAAACTCGCCTTCGGCACCGTATTTCTCTCATCCACCTCTTCCTCTTCCTCATCTTCATCAACATCCCAACTCAGTTCCTCCTCTTCTTCCCTAGAAATCGCTCTATTAACAAGCTTAACCCTCATATCCTCAGCTTGCTTAAGCTTAAAAACCTTATAAAAGTACCTACACCAAAACGTCTCATGATCAACCCCATTTGAAACACCAACAATCCttttataaatactccccatttcCCCATTCTCTTCCATCAATCTCTCAATCTCTTCCTttttctcttccaaaccaaacccTGATTTCCACTTCTTGTAATCCTCCAAATCCTCTGGCTCTTCGATGTAAGTATTAATATCCCCTTGAATTGCCCTCACTTGAGCATCGAATCGACTGTACCGTTTCGAGTTCAAGCTCCGTTGGGTGATCTTACTTTCGGAGGAAGAGGAATCGGATTCGTTATCGGCAGCTAGTATTGCATCCTTGCCTTGATTGATGATCTGAGCCGTTCCCTTTATAACCGTGTTCCCGAACTCATCAATGACTTGCCCTACGTTCCCTAATGAATCCTGAGCCacctcaatttcttttttgagACCCAACCCGAATTCTTCGAGATCGCGACGGTAAGTCTCGATGACGGATTCGGATCTGGTTGCTATCGTTTGGATCAGGCCGCCGAAGCTCCATCCGCTAGGGTTAGGGTTGGGATCGGGCACCCTGGGAGAAGAATCGGGAGTGGAGTAATCGGCTTTGGGGGAATCGGATTCGAGTTGGGGTTTAGGAGGATCCGGATCATCGGCGAAAACTGATTTGAAAAAATTCATgaagaaaaattagggtttcctgGGTTAAAGAACTGAAAATGAAAGGgaaatgaaaattatggataaaatTTGGGGGAACAAAGTTTTTTTGTTAAGTTTGTGTTTTCTGAATAGTGAAATAATAGCGAAACTATGGATGTTAAGAGCGCATCAAAAAAGGGTGGAGGGCCTATTTCTTGTTGGTTTTTGACGGTGAACCAGACCGGTTCAGTTTCTAGACACTGTTGTCCACTTGTTTGCTTATAAATAAAAGGTCTAATTTTgatttgaatccctcaactatgttaatttttaaatttaatccttatattttaatttcacctAATTTGTGAAGAGTGCCATATTTTAACTATTCATTGGGAACAGAGGGATGAGAAGTTTCAAGGGAAACCATCAATTGATTATGAAAGtgtcaaatgaaatgaaaatagaaaatggaTCCAGACTTCAAAATGAGTGGGAAAATATACACACTAAGCTAAGATGTTGTAATCTTTATGTAATTTGTAAAGTAATCTGAGCAGTAAAATGGGAATGGCCCCATTACAGTGTTCATATAGTAGCATGTGAAGGGGCGTGTCTTCAAAAATTAAAGCTCATCTTTCTGAGGTACTTGAAAGCACTGCTCATCCCAATAGTAGGGAAACTTCAAACTTGGCTGCAGTGTGAGGCATCAACCAATCTTCATATATGAACCTAAATGCAAATTTCAATTGAAAAAGGAAAAGTAATCATCCTCAGCATTCATGAATGAGAGAATCAAGGGAAAGTATCACAAGGAACTAGTAAAACAAGGGCCGCATTTTCAGTTTCAtacaagaaaatgaaaatataaagttTTCGGGTTAAAAGAATGAACAATCGCACCCAATAATGTTCTTTAAATTCTATTTAGCGTATAGTAACTTGAGCAACATCTTCAATCATGCAGGAAACATCAACAGGTGGAATTGCAATCATGATGCGtgcatgctcaaacagtcattCATTCTTGTGTTCTTAAACAAGTAACAATGGCAATGGAACATGTTTAGATAAAGAAAATGTGGGTCATGTTTTAAAAGATACATGGACAGCCTTTGCTGTAAGCTTCCAAACAACTGCTCCCACTTTTCTTTCTCTTAATTGAGTAAAGGACAGTTAAAGTTTCAAGGTAAGTAAATTCCATCTTGATGTACTCTAATATAGCAACTTAAAGGACTATAAAAACCAAGGCAAAGTGCTTCGAGAATGGGTGCTTTCGGTTCGTTTATTTTAAATGTTAGGAAGATGTCATTCGAAACTAGCAAGAACTAAAATGTGTCGACCAGCAAACATTTGGAAGGGTGAAAGCCAAAGATAGCAACCATGGTTTTCAACTGGACAATGGAAATACAAAAGGACATCCATCAACTAATGGTGAAAATGTTGATGCAAAACGAGACAGAAGAAAAATTACATACACTTTGATAGGAGGCCGAGATATTATCACAAGCATTTGCAAATCCTCATGTTCATTTGTATTCCAGACCTGCAATGGCAATCATGAATAATTGAAAAACAAGGAACGTCTGTGAAATTCATCATAGTGACGTCATTGTTCATCGGGTCCTTCCCTCCCTTTCACCTAGTATCATAGTAATTCTTACAGTCATCAAATCTTTAACCTAAAGACTATAGCATATGTTAGTGCTTAAACTGAAATGCACATTCACACTCCAAACTTGCATCTAGTGGAGATACCTAATTAAACCGAAAACATTAACAATCCTCCAAATCAGTGGCAACTACCAAGCAAGATTAGATTGCACCAACAAAGAGAACGTTTTCCAAAGTTAAGAAGGAGGTTAAACTTAAACAAAAATAGAAGGATATTAGCAATTAGCATCTTTGATAGCATTGAAGTGAAGAAAGGGGCAATGCATTTTCCATAACCTTATAAAGTAAAGATTAATACGACCATATTGATTATTGATGCATAGCATTGGCTAGGGAAATGATCAAAGTTTCTCAATCCTctgaggattttcttgcttcatgattCCTACTATTTTTCAAAAGGTGATAAATAACCACATCATCTTACTACATGCGAACCCTAAGACAAAACTGTCTCTGTTTCGAGATTCCTATGGTTCTTCACATCAATCACATTCATAGTAGTGAAAATATTTTACCTGGTGAACATCATTGACAGGGATATGAAACGTGTTATTCGAAAATTATAAAGTGCTCCTCCGGTTTTCCAGGGTACTTATTAGAACTCGAGGCGAGATATAGAGTGCCACTGCCCTTAAGAACAACAAAAACTTCTTCACAAGAGTGCCTATGGATCGGCGTGCGCGATCCTGGTGCAAATGTTTGAAGCCAAACCTCAACCTAAGCAAAACCCAAAAACAGTTATTCTATGGAGAATATTCAACATCTTCTAttcaaatttacataaaaatacaaTTATTTGTGAAAATTCGGAAAAGTAGGCCAATTTACAAAAGGAAATAGtattatatatctaaataaaCTGCATACTTCTTTCAAACCATGCAAGAGAGAACCGGCAACAGTTATGTGGGATAAACCTCCTCTTCCATAATTATCCTGTGGAAGATCAGCAATGTTCCTCACCAGAGGTAACCCTGTATCAAAAAAcaccaaaatatatattatttcacaCAAAATCAGCCATTAAAAAACTGAAAAAATCCTAGTAATCTTCTTAATGAACTTGACCCGTATTGactgaacaaataaataaattaaactcaaCATGAATCAATGATCAAGGAACTGCTGCAACCTCCAATGTTTTTTTCTCCAGGTCAATATAAAGCAACTATGGTGGAAACTAAAACGAGCCGATTCGAAAACGAGGGAAAATTGGTGAAAGACTGAAGCAAACCCAGAAAGGAAGAGGAATGAAAAGAGGGTTACCTTTGATGGAGCAGTGAGAAGCTTCGAGAGTTTGAAAGAATGGAAGCAAGTTTAAGAGAAGGAAGAAGGAAATGAAGCAAGGTCCAGTCATCTTTCTCTGTTACTTTCCGGAATAGGCTGAAATTGGTCTTTTATTT from Gossypium hirsutum isolate 1008001.06 chromosome D12, Gossypium_hirsutum_v2.1, whole genome shotgun sequence includes these protein-coding regions:
- the LOC107936883 gene encoding BSD domain-containing protein 1; the protein is MNFFKSVFADDPDPPKPQLESDSPKADYSTPDSSPRVPDPNPNPSGWSFGGLIQTIATRSESVIETYRRDLEEFGLGLKKEIEVAQDSLGNVGQVIDEFGNTVIKGTAQIINQGKDAILAADNESDSSSSESKITQRSLNSKRYSRFDAQVRAIQGDINTYIEEPEDLEDYKKWKSGFGLEEKKEEIERLMEENGEMGSIYKRIVGVSNGVDHETFWCRYFYKVFKLKQAEDMRVKLVNRAISREEEEELSWDVDEDEEEEEVDERNTVPKASLKKQDVDKKEKDETVKDKAEKSDLLEKETVGEKGEKDVLLENKDQVVVEKVNEKNPVEKVKGNVDESSSVNIVTEKVNLEKNEEVCKDDSMAKSVEKVASEAKDRENKEPSNGKGKDSDISVASSHPSMAEEEEEEDLGWDEIEDLSSIDDKKETHGGSPSSNRDELRKRLSTAEEEEDLSWDIEDDDEPIKA